A DNA window from Pseudarthrobacter sp. W1I19 contains the following coding sequences:
- a CDS encoding pyridoxamine 5'-phosphate oxidase family protein, which translates to MNSDAEQTGKLTFDHCWELLEGDTLGRLGLVVDGHPEIFPVNYVVHRRSIVFRTSGVTKLWNAKEERPAALEIDGYDPHTEEAWSVVVRGDTNIVEDQADKDAVDSLGLEPWQPGEKAHYIRLSARALTGRRFKVNTPDVWNTRSIDRRRASFE; encoded by the coding sequence ATGAACTCTGACGCAGAGCAAACCGGGAAACTGACCTTTGACCACTGCTGGGAACTGCTTGAAGGTGACACCCTGGGCCGGCTCGGCCTGGTTGTGGACGGACACCCCGAGATTTTCCCGGTCAATTACGTGGTGCACCGCCGGAGCATTGTCTTCCGGACCTCCGGCGTGACCAAGCTGTGGAACGCCAAGGAGGAACGGCCGGCTGCCCTTGAGATCGACGGCTACGACCCCCACACAGAAGAGGCATGGAGCGTGGTGGTCCGCGGGGATACGAACATCGTCGAGGACCAGGCTGACAAGGACGCCGTGGACAGCCTGGGGCTGGAGCCGTGGCAGCCGGGCGAGAAAGCCCACTACATCAGATTGTCGGCGCGGGCGCTGACGGGCCGCCGCTTCAAGGTGAACACACCGGACGTCTGGAACACCCGCAGTATTGACCGGCGGCGCGCGTCCTTCGAGTAA
- the ykgO gene encoding type B 50S ribosomal protein L36 — MKVRNSLRALKKIPGAQIVRRRGKTFVINKKNPRMKARQG, encoded by the coding sequence GTGAAGGTCAGGAATTCACTCCGCGCACTGAAGAAAATCCCGGGCGCCCAGATTGTCCGGCGGCGCGGAAAGACGTTCGTCATCAACAAGAAGAACCCGCGGATGAAAGCCCGGCAGGGATAA
- a CDS encoding type II toxin-antitoxin system VapC family toxin produces MMRLLLDTHVFLWAVAEPKLLSSKARSSITKLENQIFVSPVTAYELSHKHRQGKLPFGAAIVTSFGRQVAHLYASELAVSSPHTLAAGQLDWDHKDPFDRMLAAQAMVEGLTLVTADEDLQAFGPVATLW; encoded by the coding sequence ATGATGCGGCTCCTCCTGGATACCCACGTTTTCCTGTGGGCGGTCGCGGAACCCAAGCTGCTGTCCAGCAAAGCCAGGAGTTCCATTACCAAACTGGAAAACCAAATCTTCGTCTCACCGGTCACCGCTTACGAGCTGTCCCATAAGCACCGGCAAGGAAAATTGCCCTTTGGAGCGGCAATTGTCACGAGCTTTGGCCGGCAGGTTGCCCACCTCTACGCCTCTGAGCTCGCCGTCTCGTCTCCCCACACCCTCGCCGCGGGACAACTGGACTGGGACCACAAGGATCCCTTTGACCGAATGCTCGCTGCCCAGGCGATGGTGGAGGGGCTTACCCTCGTTACCGCAGATGAAGACCTGCAGGCGTTCGGACCCGTGGCAACCCTCTGGTGA
- a CDS encoding aminodeoxychorismate lyase, with protein MTSPAAVVLAFLDPAFPDGRFADASRPQLLVTDQGATRGDGIFETMLAVGGTVRKIQAHLNRLAGSAEALDLAIPGEDEWRRAITAAVSEHRAQHPPASATDDELVVKLVATRGVEGASTPTAWVQVSPAGAAGRRQRETGIDVILLDRGYDSDVAERAPWLLLGAKTLSYAVNMAALRYARKQGADDVIFTSSDGRVLEGPTSTVLMAHVETPDDGSSVKRLITPLLDSGILPGTSQGALFAAAKAAGWELGYGPLEPQDLLDADAVWLISSVRMLAPVNRIDGKEIGTPSVQKELTAELNELFTGIQ; from the coding sequence ATGACCTCTCCAGCCGCCGTGGTTCTCGCCTTCCTCGATCCCGCCTTCCCCGACGGCCGGTTTGCCGATGCGTCCAGGCCCCAGCTGCTGGTGACGGACCAGGGCGCCACCCGGGGCGACGGAATCTTTGAGACCATGCTCGCCGTGGGGGGTACCGTCCGGAAGATCCAGGCGCACCTGAACCGCCTTGCCGGTTCCGCTGAGGCGCTGGATCTGGCCATTCCCGGCGAGGACGAGTGGCGCCGCGCCATCACCGCAGCCGTGTCCGAACACCGGGCCCAACACCCGCCCGCCTCCGCCACCGACGACGAACTGGTGGTGAAGCTCGTGGCGACCCGCGGTGTGGAGGGCGCGTCCACTCCTACCGCCTGGGTCCAGGTGTCCCCTGCCGGTGCTGCCGGCCGCCGCCAGCGCGAGACCGGCATCGACGTCATTCTGCTGGACCGCGGCTACGACAGCGATGTTGCCGAGCGCGCCCCCTGGCTGCTGCTGGGTGCCAAGACCCTCTCCTACGCCGTCAACATGGCCGCCCTCCGTTACGCCCGCAAGCAGGGCGCCGACGACGTCATCTTTACTTCCTCAGACGGCCGCGTCCTGGAGGGCCCCACGTCGACCGTGCTGATGGCACACGTGGAAACGCCCGACGACGGCAGCTCCGTTAAGCGCCTCATCACACCCCTGCTGGACAGCGGCATCCTCCCCGGCACCTCTCAGGGCGCGCTGTTCGCCGCTGCCAAGGCCGCCGGCTGGGAGTTGGGCTACGGGCCGCTGGAGCCGCAGGACCTGCTGGACGCCGACGCCGTCTGGCTGATCTCCAGCGTGCGGATGCTGGCGCCGGTAAACCGGATCGATGGCAAGGAAATCGGCACGCCGTCGGTGCAGAAGGAGCTGACTGCCGAGCTGAACGAGCTTTTCACCGGCATTCAGTAA
- a CDS encoding low molecular weight protein-tyrosine-phosphatase, with amino-acid sequence MNSASSPYRVIAVCTGNICRSPMAELMLAAALEREGLEGLVAVDSAGTTGYEAGRPIDPRAARRLGATQLNWDKHIARQWQHSWFRERDLILALDIDHHAWLSESAPDQESRNKIRMLRSFDPRLADKDLLDQGIEDPWYGGQADFDVVWHQVHNALPGLVEYIKGAVLENTQLQRQG; translated from the coding sequence ATGAACTCAGCGTCGAGCCCATACCGTGTTATCGCCGTCTGCACCGGAAACATCTGCCGGTCCCCCATGGCTGAGCTGATGCTCGCCGCGGCCCTGGAACGCGAAGGGCTTGAGGGCCTGGTGGCCGTTGATTCTGCGGGCACTACCGGCTATGAGGCAGGGCGGCCGATAGACCCGCGCGCAGCCCGGCGCCTCGGCGCGACGCAGCTCAACTGGGACAAACACATCGCCCGCCAGTGGCAGCACTCGTGGTTCCGTGAACGGGACCTGATCCTCGCCCTGGACATTGACCACCACGCCTGGCTCAGCGAGTCCGCCCCGGACCAGGAATCCAGGAACAAAATCCGCATGCTGCGCAGCTTTGATCCGCGCCTGGCGGACAAAGACCTGCTGGACCAGGGCATTGAGGACCCCTGGTACGGCGGGCAGGCCGACTTCGACGTCGTATGGCACCAGGTCCATAACGCCCTGCCCGGTCTGGTGGAATACATCAAAGGGGCCGTCCTGGAAAACACGCAGCTCCAGCGGCAGGGCTGA
- a CDS encoding MarR family winged helix-turn-helix transcriptional regulator, with protein MAGNRTPAAPETPQGGPPQGSPRGSGAGPHPLIRLLQEFTLEANRYVDAAGGRKDMHRTDLNALAVIMRHTASGGSVTPGLLRKELNLSSPATTALIDRLDNSGHVVRERDSSDRRQVHLRMTPKAFEEGGAIFAPLARHMGSAMAHFSPEELETVTRFMTAMVEATVAAREEPPAAPN; from the coding sequence GTGGCTGGCAACCGGACTCCCGCCGCGCCCGAAACTCCCCAGGGAGGACCTCCCCAAGGCAGCCCTCGCGGGAGCGGCGCCGGCCCCCACCCGCTGATCCGGCTCCTTCAGGAGTTCACGCTCGAAGCCAACCGCTACGTGGACGCGGCGGGCGGACGGAAGGACATGCACCGGACGGACCTGAATGCGCTGGCGGTCATCATGCGCCACACCGCAAGCGGCGGCAGCGTCACGCCCGGGCTGCTGCGGAAGGAGCTGAACCTCAGCTCTCCGGCCACCACCGCCCTGATTGACCGGCTGGACAACTCGGGACATGTGGTGCGGGAACGGGACAGCTCCGACCGCCGGCAGGTCCACCTCCGGATGACGCCCAAGGCCTTCGAGGAAGGGGGCGCCATCTTCGCTCCGCTCGCACGCCACATGGGCAGCGCGATGGCCCACTTCTCCCCGGAGGAACTGGAAACAGTCACCCGCTTTATGACCGCGATGGTGGAAGCCACGGTGGCGGCCCGGGAAGAACCGCCCGCCGCGCCCAACTGA
- the pabB gene encoding aminodeoxychorismate synthase component I, with protein MSPAPVIIAIDGRSGAGKTTLAVELAARLRAHHKVSLFHLEDIYPGWNGLLAGIDRYVTTVLEPLSRGDAATWTSWDWERHYDGDSRVTLPAEIVIVEGVGAAAAAARPLLSAVVWADSPDDIRRSRALERDGGTYEPYWDQWAAQEEEWLGGDDVPQHADVRVLNRADGSAPTDVLQLLPYVPALAPVLSPELSARRGLGMHAERLDARPDAATLFNALYGTSANAAWLDSSNAGAPAVSFPKARHAAPAREDQAESAAAERSRFSIMADDGGLLGQKLSHRSGVNSIQAGCASATMEGPFFRWLDTVWGDASVSTPNGYPGEFTLGWLGCLGYELKRETGGTDYSAPTPDAALIFASRAVVLDHAEGTAWLLALDAPDGQDWLDKARTAVEEAAGHEARVGHATQAGGSTGVVLSQAARFVSRDTGAAYREKIAAAQYEIAGGNTYEVCLTTTLSARIPAAALDPWQTYLALRRKNPAPFASYLRFGSLAVASTSPERFLKIASDGGMRAEPIKGTRGRSSSPAEDTALRTDLATSLKDRAENIMIVDLLRNDLSHFAVPGSVTVSRLCAIESYATVHQMVSTIDAQLQRGSSRAEAVAACFPAGSMTGAPKISTMAILDRLEGGSRGLYSGAIGYFSLNGATDLAVAIRTLVINGGGDGTVDLTLGVGGAITADSVQDEEYEEIRTKAFGVLSTLGAEFPDA; from the coding sequence ATGAGCCCAGCCCCCGTCATCATTGCCATCGACGGGCGCTCGGGCGCGGGGAAGACCACTCTCGCCGTCGAACTGGCGGCACGGCTGCGCGCCCACCACAAGGTTTCTCTGTTCCACCTCGAGGACATCTACCCGGGCTGGAACGGGCTGTTGGCGGGCATCGACCGCTACGTCACCACGGTCCTGGAACCCCTGAGCCGTGGTGACGCTGCCACCTGGACCAGCTGGGACTGGGAAAGGCATTACGACGGCGACTCCCGCGTCACGCTGCCCGCCGAGATTGTGATCGTTGAGGGAGTGGGCGCGGCCGCCGCCGCGGCACGGCCCCTGCTCAGCGCCGTTGTCTGGGCGGACTCCCCGGATGACATCCGACGGAGCCGCGCCCTGGAGCGCGACGGCGGAACCTACGAACCCTACTGGGACCAGTGGGCGGCACAGGAAGAGGAGTGGCTGGGCGGCGACGACGTCCCGCAGCACGCAGACGTACGGGTGCTCAACCGCGCCGACGGGTCCGCCCCAACGGACGTGCTGCAGCTCCTTCCATACGTTCCCGCCCTGGCCCCCGTGCTGTCCCCTGAACTCTCGGCCCGGCGCGGCCTGGGTATGCATGCCGAACGTCTGGACGCGCGCCCGGATGCCGCCACCCTGTTCAACGCCCTCTATGGCACTTCCGCCAACGCCGCCTGGCTGGACTCGTCCAACGCCGGCGCTCCGGCCGTGAGCTTTCCCAAGGCTCGCCATGCTGCCCCCGCCAGGGAGGACCAGGCCGAATCGGCCGCCGCTGAACGCAGCCGCTTCAGCATCATGGCGGACGACGGCGGGCTGTTGGGCCAGAAGCTGTCGCACCGTTCAGGCGTCAACAGTATCCAGGCCGGCTGCGCGTCGGCCACCATGGAAGGCCCGTTCTTCCGCTGGCTGGACACCGTGTGGGGCGACGCGTCGGTCAGCACCCCCAATGGCTACCCCGGCGAATTCACGCTGGGCTGGCTCGGATGCCTGGGCTACGAACTCAAACGGGAAACCGGCGGAACTGATTATTCCGCCCCCACCCCCGATGCTGCCCTGATCTTCGCAAGCAGGGCCGTGGTCCTGGACCATGCCGAAGGCACCGCGTGGTTGCTGGCCCTGGACGCACCGGATGGCCAGGATTGGCTCGATAAGGCCCGCACGGCCGTCGAAGAGGCTGCCGGCCACGAAGCCCGGGTGGGTCATGCCACCCAGGCCGGCGGCAGCACCGGCGTCGTCCTTTCCCAAGCGGCCAGGTTCGTAAGCCGCGATACCGGCGCAGCATACCGGGAGAAGATCGCGGCCGCCCAGTACGAAATTGCCGGGGGGAATACCTACGAGGTCTGCCTGACCACCACGTTGTCAGCCCGGATTCCCGCAGCCGCGCTGGACCCCTGGCAAACGTACCTGGCCCTGCGCCGCAAGAACCCGGCACCGTTTGCCAGCTACCTCCGGTTCGGCAGCCTGGCGGTAGCCAGCACCTCCCCCGAGCGCTTCCTGAAGATTGCGTCCGACGGCGGCATGCGCGCCGAACCCATCAAGGGAACCCGCGGCCGTTCCTCGAGCCCGGCTGAAGACACAGCGCTGCGCACCGACCTTGCCACGTCCCTGAAGGACCGGGCCGAGAACATCATGATCGTGGACCTGCTGCGGAACGACCTCAGCCACTTCGCCGTCCCCGGCTCCGTGACTGTCAGCAGGCTCTGCGCGATCGAAAGCTATGCCACCGTCCACCAGATGGTGAGCACCATCGACGCCCAACTGCAGCGCGGATCGTCCCGGGCCGAGGCCGTGGCAGCCTGCTTCCCGGCAGGCTCCATGACCGGCGCGCCGAAAATCAGCACCATGGCCATCCTGGACCGGCTGGAAGGCGGCTCACGCGGGCTTTATTCCGGGGCCATTGGCTACTTCTCACTGAATGGCGCCACGGACCTCGCCGTCGCCATCCGCACCCTGGTGATCAACGGCGGAGGTGACGGGACCGTGGATCTGACCCTCGGCGTCGGCGGCGCCATCACGGCCGATTCAGTCCAGGACGAGGAATACGAGGAAATCCGCACCAAGGCTTTCGGCGTCCTCTCCACGCTGGGCGCAGAGTTTCCCGACGCCTGA
- a CDS encoding LysE family transporter: MQFSLWLTLAGAGVLISFTPGAGAINTMSNSLSAGFRRSMWGILGQQAALVIHVVIVALGVGVLVASSPIAFNVIRYSGAAYLVYLGIRQFLAKPDLEQEKIAGLQNEPAWSIFRRGFWVNLLNPKAIIFFLAFMPQFIRPEQPLLAQYAVLTATIVVIDVLVMWFFFAAAARSFERFTHSARGQLVLNRSFGALFVAVGILLAFLH, from the coding sequence GTGCAATTTTCCCTGTGGCTCACCCTGGCCGGCGCCGGCGTCCTGATCAGTTTCACACCCGGCGCAGGAGCCATCAACACCATGAGCAATTCCCTGAGCGCCGGGTTCCGGCGCTCCATGTGGGGAATCCTCGGCCAGCAGGCAGCACTGGTGATCCACGTAGTGATCGTGGCCCTAGGCGTGGGCGTCCTGGTGGCCAGCTCGCCCATCGCCTTCAACGTCATCCGGTACTCAGGCGCCGCCTATCTGGTGTATCTGGGCATCAGGCAGTTCCTCGCCAAGCCCGACCTCGAGCAGGAGAAAATTGCCGGCCTTCAGAACGAGCCCGCCTGGTCCATCTTCCGGCGCGGATTCTGGGTAAACCTGCTGAATCCAAAGGCCATCATCTTCTTCCTGGCCTTTATGCCCCAGTTCATCCGGCCCGAACAACCCCTCCTGGCCCAGTACGCGGTGCTGACGGCAACGATCGTCGTCATCGATGTCCTTGTGATGTGGTTCTTCTTCGCGGCGGCCGCCAGATCCTTTGAGCGGTTCACCCACAGCGCGCGCGGGCAGCTGGTCCTCAACCGGTCCTTCGGCGCGCTGTTTGTGGCAGTGGGAATCCTGTTGGCCTTCCTCCACTGA
- a CDS encoding methyltransferase domain-containing protein produces the protein MSAQQPEDDVYTHGHHESVVRAHAARTAENSAAFVLPHLTPGTDLLDVGCGPGSITCDFAGLVSPGRVIGLDRSPDIIAQAKALAVEREVANVEFVAGNIYDLPFEDETFDVVHAHQVLQHLTDPVEALREMRRVAKPGGIVAVRDADFHGMSWYPAIPELDEWMELYQRIARRNGAEPDAGRRLVSWAQSAGFTDVAPTSSNWLYATGQQRRWQARVWGERVLHSAFAEQALEYGFANPADLARISAGWHRWGSTDDGWFLIPNGEVIARA, from the coding sequence ATGAGTGCGCAGCAGCCCGAAGACGACGTTTACACGCACGGCCACCACGAGTCGGTGGTCCGCGCCCATGCCGCCAGGACCGCCGAGAATTCGGCCGCGTTTGTCCTGCCGCACCTCACGCCCGGGACGGACCTGCTCGACGTCGGCTGCGGCCCGGGCAGCATCACCTGCGATTTCGCGGGGCTGGTAAGCCCCGGCAGGGTCATCGGCCTGGACCGCTCGCCGGACATCATCGCCCAGGCCAAGGCCCTCGCCGTCGAGCGTGAAGTAGCGAACGTCGAATTCGTCGCCGGCAACATCTATGACCTCCCCTTCGAGGACGAGACGTTCGACGTCGTCCACGCCCACCAGGTGCTCCAGCACCTGACTGATCCCGTGGAGGCGCTGCGGGAGATGCGCAGGGTGGCAAAACCCGGGGGAATTGTGGCGGTGCGCGACGCCGACTTCCACGGCATGAGCTGGTACCCCGCCATCCCTGAGTTGGATGAGTGGATGGAGCTTTACCAGCGCATCGCGCGCAGGAACGGAGCAGAGCCCGACGCCGGGCGGCGGTTGGTGAGCTGGGCCCAGTCAGCGGGCTTCACCGACGTCGCGCCCACCAGCAGCAACTGGCTTTACGCCACGGGGCAGCAGCGGCGGTGGCAGGCGCGCGTCTGGGGCGAGCGAGTGCTCCATTCCGCCTTCGCAGAGCAGGCGCTCGAATACGGCTTCGCCAATCCTGCGGACCTGGCCAGGATCTCTGCCGGATGGCACCGCTGGGGCTCCACGGACGACGGCTGGTTCCTGATTCCCAATGGCGAGGTCATCGCGCGGGCCTAG
- a CDS encoding GTP-binding protein, with product MTLLVVSSLDALCRQQACEDLAAARPGSLVVLHDLLESGLVIRRVFSGRILLEREETTLEHGCLSCAVRLDLVPSIERLLKKAAGPIIIGLPPGVPSSAAVSALRRTLSRPASVGSVVLACSPDALEDNIWEAHTLFESGFTPLPEEERTPGEFLLGELAFADTVLLTEPDIVPPDPLGRERGLHLIPELAPHIEVAHDAAAVRAGLHRYRDAVARTAPGNAFMPTRSSGTPGSPFATMFQRVERPLHPGRFRQVLATLAEGCCVLRGQLWMASAPACRIAIQGIGPRVWLENLGPWPEGAPAGGVKRTAQEPAATVIAATGEGLDADEFEQLLVSCQLTDEELAAGGNGMHDPFGLFPLEESTPPKGTAS from the coding sequence ATGACCCTCCTTGTCGTCAGTTCCCTCGATGCACTCTGCCGGCAGCAGGCGTGCGAAGACCTCGCGGCAGCCCGTCCCGGCAGCCTGGTGGTCCTTCACGACCTCCTGGAGAGCGGACTCGTGATCCGCCGGGTCTTCAGCGGCCGCATCCTCCTTGAACGCGAGGAGACCACGCTGGAGCACGGATGCCTCAGCTGCGCAGTACGGCTGGACCTGGTGCCCAGCATCGAGAGGCTGCTCAAAAAAGCCGCAGGCCCGATCATCATCGGCCTTCCCCCTGGCGTACCCTCCTCAGCGGCGGTGTCCGCATTACGGCGCACCCTATCCCGGCCGGCATCCGTAGGTTCGGTGGTCCTCGCCTGCTCTCCCGACGCCCTGGAGGACAACATCTGGGAAGCCCACACCCTCTTTGAATCAGGGTTCACCCCGCTGCCGGAAGAGGAACGGACACCGGGTGAATTCCTGCTGGGTGAACTCGCCTTCGCAGATACCGTGCTCCTCACCGAGCCGGACATTGTTCCGCCGGATCCCCTGGGCCGGGAGCGCGGCCTGCACCTGATCCCTGAACTAGCTCCGCATATTGAGGTGGCGCATGACGCGGCGGCTGTCCGTGCGGGACTGCACCGCTACAGAGATGCGGTGGCCAGGACGGCACCCGGGAACGCTTTTATGCCCACCCGGTCCTCCGGCACACCCGGCTCGCCGTTCGCCACCATGTTCCAGAGGGTGGAGCGCCCCCTGCACCCCGGGAGGTTCCGGCAGGTGCTGGCAACACTCGCGGAAGGGTGCTGCGTCCTGCGCGGCCAGCTGTGGATGGCCTCCGCACCCGCATGCCGGATAGCAATCCAGGGCATCGGCCCCCGCGTGTGGCTGGAAAACCTGGGGCCATGGCCGGAAGGCGCTCCAGCCGGCGGGGTGAAGCGGACGGCCCAGGAGCCGGCCGCGACCGTCATCGCCGCTACGGGTGAGGGCCTGGACGCGGACGAGTTCGAGCAGTTACTTGTCTCCTGCCAGCTCACGGACGAGGAACTCGCCGCTGGCGGCAATGGAATGCACGATCCCTTTGGACTGTTCCCACTCGAGGAAAGCACGCCCCCAAAGGGAACTGCCAGCTAG
- the cls gene encoding cardiolipin synthase, with protein sequence MWPFSLAGTAPTWVVVLLAVADLVIRVLAVGIIPGNRRPTTAMAWLLGIFFVPFVGIILFLLFGNFKLSSRRRQQQQQVNERVRAGISSLADVESDYPGPEWVRSAAELNRRLGSLPMVDGNSVDLIPGYPDSILEMTKAVRNAKKFVNAEFYIMSTDHITDDLMTALEEAAERGVEVRVLFDHIGTLRVKGYRNLLKRLRAGKIQWKRMLPLLPIHGQWRRPDLRNHRKIMVIDGEIAFTGSQNLIEPSYNNPRHRKAGREWVELMACLRGPIVTTLNVVFATDWLSETDESLEHQLQLPANPHPGNVTAQVVPSGPGFITENNLRLFNTLIYSAQHKISICSPYFVPDDSLLYAITTAAQRGVDVELFVSEKGDQFLVHHAQSSYYEALLEAGVRIYLYKAPFVLHAKHFTIDDEIAVLGSSNMDMRSFSLNLEVSVMLLGEDIVTKMRAIEDTYRDISHELRLADWIKRPLATRYVDNVARLTATVQ encoded by the coding sequence TTGTGGCCATTTTCGCTTGCCGGCACCGCGCCGACGTGGGTGGTGGTGCTGCTGGCCGTCGCCGACCTGGTGATCAGGGTGCTCGCGGTGGGCATCATCCCGGGCAACCGCCGGCCCACTACCGCAATGGCATGGCTGCTGGGCATCTTCTTTGTCCCGTTCGTGGGCATCATCCTGTTCCTGCTGTTCGGCAACTTTAAGCTGTCCAGCCGCCGCCGGCAGCAGCAGCAACAGGTCAACGAAAGGGTGCGGGCCGGTATTTCCTCGCTGGCCGACGTCGAAAGCGACTATCCCGGACCGGAATGGGTGCGCTCCGCTGCGGAGTTGAACCGGCGGCTGGGTTCCCTGCCGATGGTGGACGGCAACTCCGTGGACCTGATCCCGGGCTACCCGGACTCTATCCTTGAGATGACCAAGGCGGTGCGGAACGCGAAGAAGTTCGTTAACGCCGAGTTCTACATCATGAGCACGGACCACATCACTGACGACCTGATGACCGCCCTGGAGGAAGCCGCCGAACGCGGCGTGGAAGTCCGGGTGCTGTTCGACCACATCGGCACCCTTCGCGTGAAGGGCTACCGGAACCTGCTCAAGCGGCTTCGGGCCGGCAAAATCCAGTGGAAGCGGATGCTTCCGCTGCTCCCCATCCATGGCCAGTGGCGCCGGCCGGACCTGCGCAACCACCGCAAGATCATGGTGATCGACGGCGAAATCGCCTTCACCGGCTCACAGAACCTGATCGAGCCCTCCTACAACAACCCCCGCCACCGGAAGGCCGGCCGTGAATGGGTGGAGCTGATGGCCTGCCTGCGCGGACCCATCGTCACCACCCTGAACGTGGTTTTTGCCACGGACTGGCTGAGCGAAACCGACGAGTCCCTGGAGCACCAGCTGCAGCTCCCGGCCAACCCGCATCCGGGCAACGTCACGGCCCAGGTAGTGCCCAGCGGCCCGGGCTTCATCACTGAGAACAATCTGCGGCTGTTCAACACGCTCATCTATTCGGCCCAGCACAAGATTTCTATCTGCAGCCCGTACTTCGTCCCGGACGATTCCCTTCTCTACGCCATCACCACTGCCGCCCAGCGGGGCGTGGATGTGGAGCTGTTCGTCTCGGAGAAGGGCGATCAGTTCCTGGTCCATCACGCCCAGAGCTCATACTATGAGGCCCTGCTGGAGGCCGGCGTCCGGATCTACCTGTACAAGGCTCCGTTTGTGCTCCACGCCAAGCACTTCACCATTGACGACGAGATTGCGGTGCTGGGTTCGAGCAACATGGACATGCGCTCGTTCTCGCTCAACCTTGAGGTGTCGGTGATGCTGCTGGGGGAGGACATCGTCACCAAGATGCGCGCCATCGAGGACACTTACCGGGACATCTCGCATGAGCTCAGGCTGGCCGACTGGATCAAGCGGCCCTTGGCCACGCGGTACGTGGACAACGTGGCGCGGCTGACGGCGACGGTCCAATAA
- a CDS encoding type II toxin-antitoxin system Phd/YefM family antitoxin, which produces MSYYGDNEYWAEPYIAEVDQLDLVNMGQYNVQEAKTRLSELLNQVENGEDVVIAKAGRPVARLVKIERPHKRELGFLGPLHIPDEFYEPWSEAEMGAAE; this is translated from the coding sequence ATGAGCTACTACGGCGACAACGAATACTGGGCAGAACCTTACATCGCGGAGGTTGACCAACTAGACTTGGTCAACATGGGACAGTACAACGTCCAGGAAGCAAAAACGCGTTTGTCCGAGCTGTTGAACCAGGTGGAAAACGGCGAGGACGTGGTCATTGCCAAAGCAGGAAGGCCTGTTGCCCGGCTGGTAAAGATCGAACGCCCGCATAAGCGGGAACTGGGGTTCCTGGGCCCCCTTCACATTCCTGACGAGTTCTACGAGCCTTGGAGCGAAGCGGAGATGGGGGCTGCGGAATGA